In the Paenibacillus sp. FSL R7-0337 genome, GGACACGCAAGCTTCCTTTATCCAGAATGAATATGGGCGGGCTCGGTGCCAAAATGATCCGGTATACGATGCGCCACAAAAATGTAGATTCCCTGGAACAGCTTATGCAGGCGGCTATGAATGCCGGGGTGAAGCTAATGGCCTGTACGATGAGTATGGACATCATGGGGATTAAGCAGGAAGAACTGATCGAAGGTGTAGACTTCGGCGGTGTTGCCAGCTATCTTGGAGCTGCCGAGGACTCCGGCGTGAATTTATTCATCTAGAGGGGGCTGATTGACAGTGGAATATGATAAAGCTATTACCAACCGGTTGAAGCGTATCGAAGGTCAGGTAAGAGGAGTGCTGGGGATGCTGGAGGAAGGCAAGGATTGCCGTGAGATTGTCAATCAACTGACTGCGATCCGGACAGCCGTAGACCGCTCTATTGGTGCAGTGATCGGAGACAATCTGGAGCACTGTATCCAGGAAGAGCTGGCGAAGGGGAATTCTCCTGAACACGTGATTAAGGAAGCGGTAGATCTGCTTGTAAAAAGCCGGTGATGAAGAACAGCCACAGACGAAGGGGATCTCCCGAATGTCTGTGGCTGTTTTTATTCAAATATAAGAATTGAAGTATACATTCAAGCTGTAGCTGCACTTTGCGGGGGGACTTATGCCTTCTCCGGGGCGAATCTGCGCTGCACCCTGACGAGCCGGGCCAGCAGCAGAATTGCGCCGATTCCAAGGCCGGTAATGAGTCCAATCCAGTAGCCGTAGGCCCCAAGCTCAGTATAAGTGGCGAGCAGGTATCCGACGGGCAGGCCGATCACCCAATAAGCAATGAAGCAGATGACGAACGCTGGATTAACATCCTTATATCCCCGCAGCACGCCTTGGGTGGGGGTTGCGATGGCATCGGAGATCTGGAAGAAGATCGCGTAGATCAGGAAATGCTTGATCAGCGAGATAACCTCTTGGTCATCCGAATACAGTCCGGCGACATGATTCCCGGCGAAGATAAGCACCAGTGCTGTGAGCAGGGAGAGGACAGCCGCCGTACCAATGCCCATAATGCCATACTGGCGCGCGTCCTTCAGCCGGCCGGAGCCGTTCTCGAAGCCGACGAGAATCGTCAGACTCATACAGATGCTCAGCGGAATCATATAGAGGGTGGAGGCGAAGTTAATGGCGGCCTGATGGGCAGCGATTGTAATCGTATCGAAGCGGCTCATCAGCAGAGTTACAGCCGAGAACACCGCCGTCTCGAAAAAGATCGAAAAGCCGATAGGCACACCAATCTTCAGCAGCTCCTTGAGGCTTACCAGGGACAGCGCGTGAAATTTACGGAAAATCTGCAGGTTACGGAAAGGCTCGGCCCGGTAGACGAAGATTAGGGCAATCAGAAAGATGACCCAGTACGTGATTGCAGAGGCTACGCCTGCGCCTACTCCGCCAAGGCGGGGGAAGCCAAAGTTGCCGAAGATCAGCAGATAGTTAAGCCCCACATTGATCGGCAAGGCAATCAGGGTGATGAACATGGAGACGCGGGTCTGACCCAGGGCATCAATACAGCTACGGACAACGGTATAGCCGAACAGCGGGATAACGCCGAAGGAGATGGCACCGAGGAAGCGGAAGGCAATATCGCGTACCGCAGGCTCCAGATTCATGAAATTCAGGATCGGTGTTAGAGCGAGGCTGCCAAGAATCAGCACGAGCACCGATACGATAAGGGAGAGCCAAATGCCCTGCATCACCTGGTTGGCCACATCCTTGTCCCGCTTGCTGCCGAGGAGATGAGACACAATGGGTGTGATCCCCATAAGAATACCGCTGAGGCCTGTCTGGATCGGAATCCACAGGCTTGTGCCGATGGCTACGCCGGCCAGATCATTCGTGCCGAATTTGCCGGACATATTGGTGTCGAAGAAGGTAATGGCCGACAATGCAATCTGAGTAATCAGAATCGGAAGCAATATATGCAGGAATTGCCCGGCCTTTTGCTTAATGGAAGAAGTCTGTTTCATAATCATCAATGCCCCGTTATCTTTATTTTGAATACTTATATTCCCAGTAAAAAGCCCGGCAGCTGCCGGGCTCTCTAATATAGTGCGGCTATGGATACATCCGGATAATTGCAGAAAGCTTATTGGTCGTACTTCACATCGGCAGTATAGCGGTTGTTGGCATTCCAGAGCAGGAATTCGTCGATATTCTGATCCTTCAAGGCACGAATCTGATCTTCAACCTGCTTCTTGCCGTATTTGACATAATGCCCGCTGCCCAGCCAGCTGGCGGTGAAATCCTGAATCCATGGGCGGATCACCGGTTTGTAGCTGCCTAGCGGATTCAGCTTCTTGTGCGTATCAACCATTGAGCCCTTAATGGTAGCATAAGGGTCTTTGTCCGGGTCCTTCACATCGAACCAGCCGGTGGAATAATGGCTCGGATAGACCATCGGGCTGATAACATCGACATTCTTGGAGATCTTCACGAAATCCTGGCCGATGCCTTCTGCGGCAGGTACCGAGGCGGCATAACCGAAGATATCTACAGAGATCCGAACTCCCAACGGTGCCAGCTCAGCTTTGGCATACTTGACAAAGTCGGCGATGATTTCCACGCGCGGTCTGTCGCTCTTCGTGTATTTCAGAGTGTCCGCACGCTTCTCGAAGCCTTCAGGGAAGCGTACATAGTCAAACTGGATTTCCTTGAACCCGAGCTTAACGGCCTCCTTGGCAATATCTACGTTATACTTCCACACATTTTCGTTATAAGGATTGACGAAGCTGTCTCCGCCTTTGTTGGCCCAGACAGAGCCGTCTTTGTTAACGAATGATAATTCCTTGTTCTTTTTGGCGAGCACTGAATCCTTGAAGACTACAATCCGCGCAATCGGGTAGACATTATGCTCCTTCAGGCGGGTCATCAGCTTGTTGATATCCCCTATGAACGGCTGGGGATGTCCCATTTGCTGAAGCTCAGCATTGTCTGTCTTGTAGGTGATATATCCGGCATCATCCTTAATATCGATAACCATAGAGTTCAGCTCAGTCTTGTCCAACAGGGCAAGCAGAGTCTCCATCCGTGCGCCCCCGGCGCTGTAGGCAGTCACGTATATCCCCTTAACCTTGGGAGCATCCGGCTGCGGATCAGCAATACGTGCTGTCTCTGGCGATGCGCTTGGTGAAGGTGCAGGAGAGGCAGTGCCGCCTCCGTTCGGTGATGCTGCTGCGTCAGGATTCGTTGTGTGTTCTGCGACGATGGGGGGATTCATGGCGCCCTGCAGTACTGCTGCCACATCGGCTTCATGTCCTTGATTCGGGACACCCACGCCTCCCAGTGCCATCATCAGTAAAGCCCAGGTGATATTCATTTCTTATTCGCTCCCTTTATGTACATTCCTTATAAAGTATAAGGTAACGGATGCACCCAAAAAGAACAGACTTGTAACAATACCCGTAATTTTTTGATGTCATCTTTCCGCTCTTGTTGTTTATAAACGGGATGTACAGATTTTGAACCGCTGAATATAAAAGTAAATGCCGCCCCGGACTGGCACGAAGGCCAATGACCAGGGCGGCAACTATTACAACTTGCTCTTTAGGGCAGCTTGCTTAATGAAGATACGCAGAATTCTGATGCTCGCAAATGCTGTAATGGATGATATCCATGGCATCTGCCGGTTCCAGAATACTCAGACCGTCACGCAGTACGATTACAGAATTGAGTTCGTCCTGCTTCAGGAACGGTATCATATCCGGATACCACCTCATGACGATTGCTGACAGTTTTACCGTTTCCATTTCCACAACAATCACCCTTTCCTTTTTCGAATCGAACTGAATCAGAATTCAGGGTCCACC is a window encoding:
- a CDS encoding metal-sensitive transcriptional regulator, with the protein product MEYDKAITNRLKRIEGQVRGVLGMLEEGKDCREIVNQLTAIRTAVDRSIGAVIGDNLEHCIQEELAKGNSPEHVIKEAVDLLVKSR
- a CDS encoding MATE family efflux transporter, with protein sequence MKQTSSIKQKAGQFLHILLPILITQIALSAITFFDTNMSGKFGTNDLAGVAIGTSLWIPIQTGLSGILMGITPIVSHLLGSKRDKDVANQVMQGIWLSLIVSVLVLILGSLALTPILNFMNLEPAVRDIAFRFLGAISFGVIPLFGYTVVRSCIDALGQTRVSMFITLIALPINVGLNYLLIFGNFGFPRLGGVGAGVASAITYWVIFLIALIFVYRAEPFRNLQIFRKFHALSLVSLKELLKIGVPIGFSIFFETAVFSAVTLLMSRFDTITIAAHQAAINFASTLYMIPLSICMSLTILVGFENGSGRLKDARQYGIMGIGTAAVLSLLTALVLIFAGNHVAGLYSDDQEVISLIKHFLIYAIFFQISDAIATPTQGVLRGYKDVNPAFVICFIAYWVIGLPVGYLLATYTELGAYGYWIGLITGLGIGAILLLARLVRVQRRFAPEKA
- a CDS encoding putative glycoside hydrolase — encoded protein: MNITWALLMMALGGVGVPNQGHEADVAAVLQGAMNPPIVAEHTTNPDAAASPNGGGTASPAPSPSASPETARIADPQPDAPKVKGIYVTAYSAGGARMETLLALLDKTELNSMVIDIKDDAGYITYKTDNAELQQMGHPQPFIGDINKLMTRLKEHNVYPIARIVVFKDSVLAKKNKELSFVNKDGSVWANKGGDSFVNPYNENVWKYNVDIAKEAVKLGFKEIQFDYVRFPEGFEKRADTLKYTKSDRPRVEIIADFVKYAKAELAPLGVRISVDIFGYAASVPAAEGIGQDFVKISKNVDVISPMVYPSHYSTGWFDVKDPDKDPYATIKGSMVDTHKKLNPLGSYKPVIRPWIQDFTASWLGSGHYVKYGKKQVEDQIRALKDQNIDEFLLWNANNRYTADVKYDQ